AGATAAATtggaataaaataaaaacaaacttTGTAAAAcgatttctttttatggGTTCCATCAGAGCTttaaaaagaacaaaaaataaaaatttttataaGGATAACGAAAATGAAGCAAGTAGCTCCAACTAGCTCCCTTTAATTGTATGGGTAAGTTATTGTCCTGTGGACAAGAAAACGTCTGTAAACTATGCCAAACTTTATCtccttttctcttttcttatAATTAAGGAATTTATGGGGATTTTTGAAAGTGTAAAAAATGTCATTAAAAGAGCGTTACGTCTAGTGTCTAACTGTCAGTGCTGCtgcagaaaaaaaaacggTAACTTCGGAAAGAGTGTGTCTTTTCCGAAAGTGAAGAAAGCTAACAATTCTTCCTGGAGTTTaaagagaagaacaaaacatCCTGGTCTGCCGTTTGTTATTTTGTTATCAATAGTTTCACTTTGTCTCTATATATGGTTTAAAAGATCAACTGGTGAGTGGAAATAACAAGGAGTGAGCACGCCCGAAACAACATTCCTATtgtataaatatttttgttcgTCTCAATTTCAGTGGAGTTATTAGTTATTAAATGCGATTGGTTGAGATGTAATGAAGGAAGTACATTTCacacaaaaaatatatctgTGGTGTGAAAGTAAATTTCGATCtcttataatttttttctcagTAGAAGAGGGGAAGGAATAACtgtaataaataaattattGAGCTATTATTTCGTCTACCTCATCATAGCAAAGCGACGGCGACAGCAGCGACGGCACCGAAGAAGGAGCCGGCTGGGAAGACTTCTTGGGCGGCGGCACCCTTAGACTTCTTGGTCTTGGTGGAGGAAGTGGAAGCAGTGTCGTTGGATCTGGCGGTAACAGTAGCGGAAGCGGAGGAAGAGGCGGAAGAAGAGCGGGATCTGGAAGACATGCTGATGGAAGTGGAAGTAGCACCGTTCTTGCAGACGAAGGAGTCACCTTGGATGGCACCCTTGCTTTGTAGGGACTTCAAAGGAGAGCAGGAGAAGTTACCGGAGACGGTGTTGAAAGTGGCACCACCTCTGACGGACTTCAAGGAGGACAAGTCCAAAGTGGTGAAGTTACCGGTGATGTCGATGGCACCGCCGACAGTTTGGACGTTCTTCAAACCGTCGATGGTCTTCAAGTTAGTGTTGTTGGCGACGACCAGACCACCGCCGACGGAGGTCAAGTTCAAGAAGGACAACTGGGTCAAGTCATCGTTGGAGACAACGGATAGGGATTGACCGACCTTGGACAAGTGGGTCAAGTTCAAAGTGGAGATGgtgttgttgatgaaacCCAGGGAGGCGTTAACGGACTCCAGCTTGGCGAAAGAGGCGTTTTGGACGTCTCTCAAGGTGATGTTGTTGGCCCAGATCAAGTTGTCAAAGGACACGGCGGTTTCATCGGCGTTGGAGGCGAATTGCAAAGCACCTGACACGGATTCCAAAGAGGACTTGAAAGAGTTCAAGtatctgttgttgttgatgtttAGGACGTTGACCTCTTTCAAAGAGCCGAAACCTTCGACGGACTCCAAAGAGGTGTCGGAGACGACGATGTTGTTGGCGGATTGCAAGTTAGTGTTGAAAGTGGAGATGGCTGGCAGAGTGATCAAGTTGATGGTGTCGACTTCTTCCAGCGCACCGAAGGACGCAGTGGTCAAGATGGTCAAGTCCTGCATGTTCAAAGCACCGGTGATCTCCTTGACGGAGTCAGCAGCAAAAGAGCCCAAGGAGGTGGCATTGTAGATTCTCAAAGAACCATCGATCTTCTTGACACCGGCTAGCGCAGCAGAGCCAAGAGCACCAGTGATGGTCAAGTTACCAACAATGGTCTCACACCCGCTGTACTTGTCCAGATCAGACTGTGCAGTAGCAGTAGCACTGCTACCAAGAGAACACCCAGATGGAACATCGTCAGATGTAGAGTTCTGACCCAAAACAGAAGTAGCCATAGCGGCATATACCAATGATGTGACcttcattattttattttatttgtttttttattgtaattCGTCGTTGTTTCCTTTCTCCTCCCGATTCCCCACCAGTATGTGTCTTGCTACCCAAGGGCACTAGCTTTATATAGCTTCACCcagaagtgaaaaaaatttttcattttcccgttttgtttgtttgtgtTTTCTCGTCCGTTTACTGCGCTCTCTCTCTCCCCCTCTGATGTTTACCAATTTCTCTGTTGGTACCACACAAACACCCGCAGCAAGTTTCGGTTATTTTTCCCGTCTCTCTCCCGTCCCTCTCTCTCTACGGGTGTTTCTTCGTGTGATGACACGACCCAGACCGCGTTTTTGGGTGTCCCGCGCGCACTTCTGGGTCGCCAGGTACCGCATTGTCTTGCGTGTCAACATATAGTGTTCTTGTATTGAcatacaatacaatacaatacaacaATACAACAATACAACACAATACAacacaatacaatacaacaACACATCAATATAACGTTTGTGGTAATA
This is a stretch of genomic DNA from Nakaseomyces glabratus chromosome M, complete sequence. It encodes these proteins:
- the ECM33 gene encoding Ecm33p (CAGL0M01826g~Ecm33-family protein with a predicted role in cell wall biogenesis and organization; predicted GPI-anchor) is translated as MKVTSLVYAAMATSVLGQNSTSDDVPSGCSLGSSATATAQSDLDKYSGCETIVGNLTITGALGSAALAGVKKIDGSLRIYNATSLGSFAADSVKEITGALNMQDLTILTTASFGALEEVDTINLITLPAISTFNTNLQSANNIVVSDTSLESVEGFGSLKEVNVLNINNNRYLNSFKSSLESVSGALQFASNADETAVSFDNLIWANNITLRDVQNASFAKLESVNASLGFINNTISTLNLTHLSKVGQSLSVVSNDDLTQLSFLNLTSVGGGLVVANNTNLKTIDGLKNVQTVGGAIDITGNFTTLDLSSLKSVRGGATFNTVSGNFSCSPLKSLQSKGAIQGDSFVCKNGATSTSISMSSRSRSSSASSSASATVTARSNDTASTSSTKTKKSKGAAAQEVFPAGSFFGAVAAVAVALL